The DNA sequence CGGCCCCAATGACCAAAGCCGGCAGCGCCGCATTGGCGCCAAGCATCGTCCCAACAAGCCAGGTGGTAAACGGAATGAGCAAAATGATCAAAATAATAAACGGAATGGAGCGGAAAATGTTCACAAACGCCGCAATCACGGTATTGACAAACCGGTTTTCCCATAGGTTGCCCTTCGCTGTCAAAAATAGAAGCAAGCCAAGAACGATTCCGAGAACGAAAGTGGCCGCCACCGCCACTCCCGTCATATACAGCGTCTCGACCGTCGCCGCCCACATCGTCTCCCATTGGACGTTCGGCAGGAGGTTAGCGAGCATCGTGAATCACCTCCACCGCCACCTGCTGGCTTTGAATGTAGCCAAGCGCCCGGTCAATTTCATCCGCCGCCCCATTGATGTGCACAAACAGCACCCCATAAGCGCCTTGATGGGTTTGCGAAATTTTCCCTTGCAAAATATTCATATCGACGGCAAATTGCCGCACGACCTGGCTGATGAGCGGCTGGCCGGCCGCCGCGCCGACAAACGTCAGCTGCGCGATCAGCCCGCTCGGGTATTGGCCAAACAAATGGGAAATCGCCTCTTCCGTCTCTTCCGGCTCGACGAGCTGCTTGACGAACCGCTTCGTGATCGGCTGCTGCGGGTTGCGGAACACGTGCAACACGTCGCCTTGCTCAACGATTTTGCCGTTTTCCATCACGGCGACGCGGTCGCAAATTTTGCGGATGACGTGCATTTCATGGGTGATCAGCACGATCGTCAGCCCGAGCCGCTTGTTGATGTCAACGAGCAAGTCCAAAATCGCATCGGTCGTCTGCGGGTCCAACGCCGATGTCGCCTCGTCGCAAAGCAGCACTTTCGGGTTGTTGGCGAGCGCCCGGGCAATGCCGACACGCTGCTTTTGCCCGCCGCTCAACTGCGACGGATACGCCTCTTCCCGCCCCGTGAGCCCGACGAGCTCGATCAATTCATCGACCCGTTTTTGCCGCTCCGCTTTCGGAACACCCGCAATCTCGAGCGGAAACGCAATGTTTTCCCGCACTGTGCGCGACCAAAGCAAGTTGAAATGTTGGAAAATCATCCCGATCTCTTGACGCGCCTTGCGCAGCTCCCGCCCTTTGATGCGCCCCATGTCGCGGCCGGCGACGACCACCCGGCCGCCCGTCGGCTTCTCGAGCCCATTGAGCAAGCGGATGAGCGTACTTTTCCCCGCGCCGCTGTAGCCGATAATGCCGAAAATTTCCCCTTCGCGAATCTCAAGCGACACATTGTCGACGGCCGTGACTGAGCCGTTAGCCGCTTGATAGATCTTTGTCACATGTTCGAGTGTAATCATCGTTTCACCTTCCTCCCCAAGGCGGCGGAGCGCAAAAAGAAAACCTTTCTGCCCGCAGAGAACAGAAAGGTATTGTGCACCATTCCGTCTCTTATCTCTCAAAGCAGGCCGCTTTGTGTGAATTGGCACCTTTTCAGCGCACGCGCTGACGGTTGCCGGGCTTCATTGGGCACATCCCTCCACCTCTCTTGATAAGAGCGCAACAATCGCCTATTCGATTGACTACAACTGTGATTGTATCACCTTGTGTCGAACATTGTCAATAAAAATTTCACCCAACATGCCGATATGGCTTAGCCAAATGGAGGAGCGACTCAAGCAGCAACAGATGACGAAAGCTTCCCGATACATGCACTTCGCGCAGCCGGACGAGCTGCTGCAGCTTCAGCTCGCCGTCTAAAAGCGAGCAAAGTGCTTTTTTGGAGCCGTGCACCGTCAAGACGTTCCGTTCATCAGGTTCCCTTCCGGCAGTAAGCTCCTTGCCGAGCGCCACCATGGCGGTCTCTTCCTCGCTTTCAAAGCGAACATACAGCTGCTCATCCGGCAAAATCGGCAACAAATGGCGCAACGTTTGCATCCGTTCCATAAACTGTCCTACCAACTCGCACATTTCCATTGAGCATCCTCCCCCCATCTCCTTTGTCCTTTTATTTCCATGCCGAAGGGGGAGAATCCTTTACAAAAATCTCGACAGCCGCCGTGGCGAACCAACGCCGTTTTTGTCATTTCCCATGAAATGTGTCAAACGGCGTCAAAAAATGGCGGATCGTCAACGCGGCAAACGGGCGCGGATTGCTTCGTACAAATAAGGGACCGAATGGAACGCATACCATTTGCCGATGATCTCTCCGCCGGCGAAAAGAAGCAAGCACGGAACGCTTTCAATTTTCCACGCCGCCGCCTGCTCGGGGATGTAGTTGATGTCCGTTTCGCAAAACGGTATGTCCGGAAACAATTGTTCTAGGACAACAAGCATGCGCCTCGCCAACTGGCACGTGCCGCACAGTGGGGTATACAACGAAAGAGCGAGAAGCGGCTCCCCTTCCACCATTCGCTTAATATCGTTTCGACCGATTGTGTTCACTCGCCTCTTCCTCTCATGAACGATTCGATACGGACGTCAAAATGGGCGCGCAGCAGCACATGCGCCAAATGCCAGATCGGGGCGGCGGCCACTTCGCGATACGCCCGGTCAATGTAAATATGCCCTGCTTCCGGAAACACCCGGCGGAACTGCCGGCGCAATTTTTCCCCCGCCTCGTCGGCATCGGCGAGCACGTACACATCCCGCCCTTCGAGTTCATCGGCCAGCTCCTCAAGGCGCGCATCGCTGATCGTGCCGTTCGTGCAAATGATGACAACCGGCTCGTTCAGCACGGCCGCCACTTTTTCCTTATCTGACCGCCCTTCCACAATAATCACTTTTTCCACCTGTCGCATGTCCGACCCACCTAACGTGAATGAGGATACAATATTGTATGGCAACAGAAAAGCAACGGCCATCCGCCGTTGCCTCCTAACACCAGCCCGCCTCCCCGTCGCAGTCGACATATTTTTGATCCGGTTCAACGGTAGCGGTGACCCATTTTCAAATTTTCCCATTTGTTCGCTTTATCCGTTTTTCCACGCTACAGCCGCAGGAAGCGGAAGGCGGCCGATGAGCTCGCCTCCCTCGTACAGTTCGATCGTGCGGCCGTTCCATTTGCCGGTGACCCGGTCCGTGACATCCAGTTGCTTCGTTTGCAACACCATCACGAGCACCCCTTTTTCATCACATTCCGGTATGTATAGGGGGCCCGGTTCGAAGCGAACTTTGCAGGAACGTTTATCCTTCGTTGATCATCGCTTCGTATTGTTCGGCCGTCAACAAGTTGTCCACTTCACTTAAGTCTTTCGGCTCAATAACGATCATCCATGCTTTTTCATACGGTGATTCGTTCACATATTCCGGATTGTCGTTCAACGCTTCGTTCACTTCGACGACCGTGCCGCTGATCGGCGCATACAATTCCGAGACGGTTTTCACCGACTCAACGCTGCCGAACGGCTCGTTCGCTGTCAGTTCCGCGCCGACTTCCGGCAGCTCGACAAACACGATGTCGCCCAGCTCCGATTGGGCGAAATCGGTGATGCCGATGCGCACTTTATCCCCTTCGACGCGCACCCACTCATGCTCTTTCGAATAACGGAGTTCTTTCGGCGTGTTCATTAAATCCCTCCAGTGCGGCAAGTTGTGTTCTTTTTCATCATAACCGATTTTTCGCCAAAACTCACTGAATTCATTTCATTTCGGCCAAATTTTTTATGTTTCCGTCGAAACGCGCCCGGCAAAACACGATTCGTAGTCTTGTTCGCGGAATCCGACCACGACCCGCTCGCCGTCCGTTAAAATCGGCCGCTTGACGAGCATGCCGTCCGAGGCGAGCCACGTGAGCATCTCGTCTTCCGAGGCGCCATCGAGCTTGTCTTTCAATCCGAGTTCGCGGTATTTCATGCCGCTTGTATTGAAAAATTTTTTGAGCGGCAGCCCGCTTTTTCGATGCAAGTCGGCGAGCTGTTCTTTCGTCAGCGGCTCGTCGACCAAATGCACCGTTTGCACCTCAATGCCGTGTTCATCGAGCCAACGCTTCGCCCTCCGGCACGTTCCGCATTTTGGATACCAGTAGAGCGTCAGCGCCATCCGCATTCCTCCCTTTCATTCGACGGCTTGGAATTCATGGAAAAAGAAGCACCAGGCAAACGCCTGGCACTTCCCATTATCACACAATATACCGTTCCGCTTCAATGAGGGCGGCAGCCGCCTCGCGTTTTTTCGCGATCACATTGATCGGCGTATGGCGCGTCAACCGGCGGAGAGCGGCGAGCATCATCCGCAGCGTGTCACCTTGTTCGACGGCGACAAGCGTTTCTTTCGCATGCGCCTCAATTTCATATAGGCGACCACATCCGGATCGGTATGCTCCGTCGGGATGATTTCAAGCAGCTTCAAATAGCGCGGCGGATTGAAGAAATGCGTGCCTAAAAAGTGTTTTTTGAAATCATCCGAACGCCCCTCCGCCATCGCGGCGATCGAGATGCCGGATGTGTTCGAGCTGACGATCGTCCCCGGCGTCCGCACCTCGTCAACGCGGGCGAAAACGCTTCGTTTGACATCCAAGTTTTCGACGACGACTTCAATGATCCAATCAACATCCGCCAGCCGATGGAAATCGTCTTCAAAGTTGCCGGTTTCAATGAGCGCCAGATTGTCTTGAGCCATCAGCGGCGCCGGCTTTTGCTTTTTCATCCGCTCCAGCGCCTGATTGGCGAGGCGGTTGCGCACTTGTTTATGCTCGAGCGTCCAACCTTTTGCTTCTTCCTCTTTCGTCAATTCCCGCGGCATGATATCCAACAGCAGCGTCGGAATGCCGACGTTCGCCAAATGGGCGGCAATGCCCGAACCCATGACGCCGAACCCAAGCACCGCAGCGCGCCGAATGCGTTTTGCCATTTCGGTTCCCCCTCACATCACTGAATGAAT is a window from the Geobacillus stearothermophilus ATCC 12980 genome containing:
- a CDS encoding methionine ABC transporter ATP-binding protein, whose amino-acid sequence is MITLEHVTKIYQAANGSVTAVDNVSLEIREGEIFGIIGYSGAGKSTLIRLLNGLEKPTGGRVVVAGRDMGRIKGRELRKARQEIGMIFQHFNLLWSRTVRENIAFPLEIAGVPKAERQKRVDELIELVGLTGREEAYPSQLSGGQKQRVGIARALANNPKVLLCDEATSALDPQTTDAILDLLVDINKRLGLTIVLITHEMHVIRKICDRVAVMENGKIVEQGDVLHVFRNPQQPITKRFVKQLVEPEETEEAISHLFGQYPSGLIAQLTFVGAAAGQPLISQVVRQFAVDMNILQGKISQTHQGAYGVLFVHINGAADEIDRALGYIQSQQVAVEVIHDAR
- a CDS encoding thioredoxin family protein gives rise to the protein MNTIGRNDIKRMVEGEPLLALSLYTPLCGTCQLARRMLVVLEQLFPDIPFCETDINYIPEQAAAWKIESVPCLLLFAGGEIIGKWYAFHSVPYLYEAIRARLPR
- a CDS encoding toprim domain-containing protein, which translates into the protein MRQVEKVIIVEGRSDKEKVAAVLNEPVVIICTNGTISDARLEELADELEGRDVYVLADADEAGEKLRRQFRRVFPEAGHIYIDRAYREVAAAPIWHLAHVLLRAHFDVRIESFMRGRGE
- a CDS encoding DUF2553 family protein — its product is MVLQTKQLDVTDRVTGKWNGRTIELYEGGELIGRLPLPAAVAWKNG
- the gcvH gene encoding glycine cleavage system protein GcvH: MNTPKELRYSKEHEWVRVEGDKVRIGITDFAQSELGDIVFVELPEVGAELTANEPFGSVESVKTVSELYAPISGTVVEVNEALNDNPEYVNESPYEKAWMIVIEPKDLSEVDNLLTAEQYEAMINEG
- a CDS encoding arsenate reductase family protein, whose amino-acid sequence is MALTLYWYPKCGTCRRAKRWLDEHGIEVQTVHLVDEPLTKEQLADLHRKSGLPLKKFFNTSGMKYRELGLKDKLDGASEDEMLTWLASDGMLVKRPILTDGERVVVGFREQDYESCFAGRVSTET